TAAGGGCACCGGTTTTTCCGTCGATCGATCGGACATAATTATCCATGCAACCGTTGAAGACCACCGGATCGCCATTGGAGGACAACGTTGTGACCGTCGGCGTCGAGATGGAGTGCCCCGTCAGGATATAGCGCCAGAACCAGTTCCCCTCCCCGTCAAATGCCTGGACCTGGTTCCCGGAGGTGGTCCCCCCAAGCATTTCGAGGCGGCCGTCGTCGTCCAAATCATAGAGGTTGACGGAGGAATGGGCCTCGTCATTTTCCGTATTCTTCCGGAACACGACCGTCCCGTCGGCCTCAAATAAGAACCATCTCCCCGAGGGACCAGGGGATCCGAGCGGGTAATATTCCTCGTTGCCCGTGGCGACCTCGAGGCCCGGCAGATCCGGACGGACCTCGCCGATCGCGGCGCTCGGCCCCGGAATCATCCGATAAAAACCGCCGTAGATCTTGCCGAAGGTATAGTTCCACAGGACGGTGATCTCCGACAGGGGAGGCCCCTCGACACAAGTTCCCTCATAATCCCCATGTTCCAGATGGGCAGGCCAGCTTGAGACGGCGACTGAAAGGGTCTGGGGATTGGCGGGGTTGTCCGGCGGGATATGGCAGATCGTGACCTTCTCCTCGGCTGGAGGGGGTGGCGGAGGCGGAGGTAGAGAAGCGCATTCCCCCTCATAATCCCCATGTTCCAGATGGGCAGGCCAAGCAGAGGCGGCGATCTCGATGGTGTGGGCGTTCGCGGGATTCCCCGGGGGAATATGACAGATCGTCACCTTGGGATTGTCGTCGGGAATTTCCGGCGGTGCCGGCGTCGGCTCCCCGTTCCCCTTTTTCTCGTGAGCCTCAACGATCTTCTCCTTGATGCAATCCGGTTTTTGCGACTCACATGTCTTGGCCGACTCAACAATCCCCTTGAAGACAGCCGTATCCAGCTTTCCGTCGTCATCGAACATTTTCTCATAATCACCGTCAAAGGCCTTCATCACCTCCAGAATCGTCTCCGCCTCTTCCTTGACGCCGGCGCACCCATCCTTGTGGACGCAGTCCTGCATGAGCTCCACATGGATCTTGACCGCCGCGTCGTTTGCATAGACGGCGTTTAATTCCTCAAGGTCGTCCGCTTCGAGGATCGGCGCGATGACGGCGGACGGGTCCAGAATGCCGGCGGACATTCCCTCGCAGAGAACGCCGGTTGAGTCTTCCGCCACCAGGGCCGACAGTAGCTCTTCCACCGTGCTGTAGACATCCCCGGCTTCGCCGGAACCGGTCTCGCCGGAATCGGCCGATGTCAACTCGGATGCGAGGTCAAAGTCGTCGGCGTTCATCATATTCAGCGCCTGTGGAGCGTCGATCTTGCCGGTGAGAAGGGCGTTCAAAAGTTGGTGCCAGTTGTCGTAGTCCGGATCAGTGGAACCCTTCTTTTGGGCGATCAGGGAGACGACCGCCTGTTTGAGAAGGCCGTACTTTTGGGTAAGGTTTTCCGTGTCCGGATCGGCGATTGTCCAAAGTTTTTCATCGATTTGGTACAGGCAGGCGAGGTCTCCGTCGGCCCCCGAATAA
This genomic stretch from Deltaproteobacteria bacterium harbors:
- a CDS encoding PQQ-binding-like beta-propeller repeat protein, with protein sequence MTRFFYFTHPVLIASLGLILSCGGAVPDGAESPSETVASDMVLLTGRVDVPPLEAIRALQKRMHSIKNIKEAKGGESATGTKGDLYTLNGKHLGSFEANSEGEYQLEVPPEELAGNPEVILTTTSGIQKYHAIPYDSANSKNVNLGTADVVTTLATEGIIQQLEGFNDWGEDYSGADGDLACLYQIDEKLWTIADPDTENLTQKYGLLKQAVVSLIAQKKGSTDPDYDNWHQLLNALLTGKIDAPQALNMMNADDFDLASELTSADSGETGSGEAGDVYSTVEELLSALVAEDSTGVLCEGMSAGILDPSAVIAPILEADDLEELNAVYANDAAVKIHVELMQDCVHKDGCAGVKEEAETILEVMKAFDGDYEKMFDDDGKLDTAVFKGIVESAKTCESQKPDCIKEKIVEAHEKKGNGEPTPAPPEIPDDNPKVTICHIPPGNPANAHTIEIAASAWPAHLEHGDYEGECASLPPPPPPPPAEEKVTICHIPPDNPANPQTLSVAVSSWPAHLEHGDYEGTCVEGPPLSEITVLWNYTFGKIYGGFYRMIPGPSAAIGEVRPDLPGLEVATGNEEYYPLGSPGPSGRWFLFEADGTVVFRKNTENDEAHSSVNLYDLDDDGRLEMLGGTTSGNQVQAFDGEGNWFWRYILTGHSISTPTVTTLSSNGDPVVFNGCMDNYVRSIDGKTGALNWAFNSGRWIWSTPAVADLDGDNKKEVAIANDGQYAGSGVLYSLDAETGAVDWQTNLANKVHASPATADVDGDGVLEVLIGDGSGLFKAFDGETGELEWSFPTGGEILSSAAVGDLDGDGDLETVFGSADGRIYALNGDGSLFWKRYLGGAVHSSPALARRNPGSVLDVYVATMSGDLDILSGLDGSFAARLVVGYAIVSSPVVGDVDGDGKLEVFFQDRRADVLPVMAGDVFWAVRDEGSLVSPFAREWPLFRGNPAHTGVYHAE